A region of the Carassius auratus strain Wakin unplaced genomic scaffold, ASM336829v1 scaf_tig00031333, whole genome shotgun sequence genome:
GCAGGTGGCCAGTTTCCGGATGACCTCTGTCTGTGAGAAACAGAAATGCACAAACCGATATGAACGACCTGCGTTCAtcttcgaaaaaaaaaaataacaattttggaTGCATTGCGAgagcagtttttactgtatttttgatcaaacaaatgcataaatgtctttccccaaactttttaaGGGTAAACATTTAAGCTACTTGTGACATGAATTGGTGTGTAATGTGAAACAACTTAAAACAAACATTTGGTGAAGGGTCGTTCAGTCTGCTCTTCCCATTGACTTTTCCTTTGGTCTCAAGGTCTCGGTGGCGATAGGGGGTGCCCTCGATGAAGGCTATGTAATCGTTATAAGAGCAGGTGGGACCAGCCAAAATCCCCATGAAATTACAATTATAACTGAAGTACTCCAATAAACTGGGCATTCGTctgaataaaacacaaatacagagGAAAAGTTGATTTTAGAGTTGCATTAGAACAAATGCAACATCACGTCTAGAAAATACGTGATGTTACATTTGACTTGAGATTGCAGTTTTAAATATAAAGGGCAATGCAACTAGTTTTTAAGaccacaattacacacacacacaatcaaaaacTATATTCCttcatttaattttgtctttGTATTATCAACATTTCAATAGTAACAGTCTTTTTAGTCTACATACCTTATGGCCAACAGTTTTTGACCCTGGTTTAGTTGATCTTCTTTCCGTGCCATTCctgtaaacatacacacacgcaaAATATATCAATACCAACACCATCAATCCATAATAAACATCCCAGATCCCAGTAcgataaataaattacactgtcaaagaCCAGAAAAGTAATAAAGACGTCTTCAGAATGGTCCAACTGCcaccagtggttcaaccttaatatcatgaagtgacaagaatacttttgtacaggaaaaaaaacaaaaataacgactttattcaacaattccccTCCTCTGTTTCTTGTTTATGTAcgttttttacataatattttacattatatattctgatgacgtctttcatacttttctggactttgacagtgtaacttacttggcagtctatgggacagtaaaaagcctcctggttttcatccaaaatatcttaaattgtgttccaaagacgaactaagcttttaTAGGTTAGGAACGACATGGGGATAAGAGATTAATGGCAAaactttaattttggggtgaagtatccaTTTAACATTAATGATACGAATAGGTACTTAATTAattctgtccctttaagatggaAGGCATGCATGTAACACAGACACACGTTCAGTTTTCACACACCTGTTCACGTTCACTTAATCCATAAACAAATTTATTTACGTGAGATACTCTACACACGATAGACATTTGAACTGCTGTGTGCGTATTTGAGCACTGAGAACTGATCGTGCGCTGTATATGAGAACTGAAGACATGGAGCGTGCGCGAGAAAGAGAACTTCTACCATTGCAATTCCGTCTATCCCGCCTTCAATATCTTTAAGTTAATTGACAAAGAATTGTGACTCCCGGGGAAAAACGGGATGTCTGGTCACCTTATTCCTACGCCTTTGGGTGCTGAGACCATTGTTTCAGATCGCTAGTTCGCATTTTGATAGTCTATTCATCTACTGTGGCTGCCATACTGAGACTAGATATGCGAATGCCCCTTATCCGATTGCAATCCAATGACAGGAACGCACATTTTGAAGGACAAGACAGTAGcctatgtattttaaatgtcggGTAGTCCATATTAGTTTTAGCCCGTCAATGTTTTCGTCCTCATCTTTGttgacgaaattaacactgcctgGGATGATGGAATGATTATGGCAGACTGGcaagtttttgggtgaactattcctttaaatacaatttattggGAAATCCTAATGTTTGCATGATTTGGGCACAGTGGAAATCTTGTACGTGGTCAAATTCTAAGCTTGTGAGTTTAGTCTAACACTCCCTGGCCTCCCTCTGATTTACAGAAGTAATTAGAGAGGGAAGAAATGTGCTGTAAATTGACTTGGCTCAGAGTTCATGTGGACAACTCATGAGTCTCCTCAGCCTCCTCAGTTGTTTGTCTTCCTGCACGATAAGACAAGGCAGGGTGACCCAGGGTAAGTGGCTTGAATAATTTCGTTGTTTTATTGCCACCCTTGTGCATATAACAAGAAGAGCcacttaaaatgttttcattacgGTTTATGCCCAACTCCGTGAGCAGCAGCAGTGCAGAGACAAGAGCTTCACCCACAGTAAGCATCAACATGTCCCAGAGCTAGTGAAGGGGTCACCAAGGACTTCTATGGGGATTTTGTCCTATTAGTGTCCTACAGACCATAGGGAATATCAATGACAGGTTATTCAGGACAACAGGCGAGTGAAACCACTTTATAAGCTTACATACAATTTATGTTACTAAACAAGTAATTTTATATCACAGTAACCGAATATATCACAATATCTGTACTGGAAATCAATGAAAATTGCTTCATCTAACCACATGGTAATGCCCATTTCTAAATAATCCACTGAATTAAATACTTTCCAAATGAAAGGGACTTCATCTCATTTGATTATGTTCTATATTTAGCTTGACTATGAAGACTAAAAGATACAATTATTCATAACAAATGAATAATATGCCCGACATCAGTGAAAAAAAGCATCATGTTAtgtaatataaactaaaaaaaaaaaaaacactaaaatattataaaaattcaaTATTATTGCTACACCTATTTATAACAAATTCTGCTAGCCCTGACTTTGAATTTTTGCATCACTCACGTGGACATATCTACAATGGCATGATGTCTAAATTTAATTACCACTAGACAGCAACTGCAACACTGCTTTtgttaaaatgaatgttaaacTTGCAACaaaaaattgtacaaaaaatgttaccgtaaaaaaaaaaaaggaacaaaaacacTAAACCTGTAAATCTTTATATCATCCAGACTTAATCTACCCAGTAGACATTCAGTGAGCAGAGTAAATCTTAAAGGAATCCACTCTGTTTAGTAGAATCTCCATAACAAAGGTTTGCAGGCCAGCAGCTGAACTCAGCAGAGGACAAAGAAATGCATTTGTGATAACGGTAATATAAGAAGTGCGGTGTGGGGAGCACACATCATAAGGGTAATCTGTCACCCTGTGGAACAATCGAGTGGTGAAGAGAAGGAGGGAGGTTTGTTTTCATTTGCCTTCATTTCATCCCGCTGCCTTCCATTTCTTTAATTAGTTTCTCAGGCCCTTTGGCAGCACATTTGACAATCAACAACTGCAGTCGCCTGGAACAGCATCCAGAACTGAATCCCGATGCATCATTCCTGTGTGTATTCTCAACtttaaccaaacacacacacattcactcaccaTCATGGATCTCAAAGGCCACACTGGTTATCTTCTGTGTGATGACCATCATCGGCCTGtcagagagaaaaggaaaaagatacatttttatagaaaataaggACAATGAAGCTCAGAAACATCCCACAGAAAGGCATAGTCTTACCCCGTGAAATCTGCAGAGTACATTCCGTAATCAAAGACGTAAACCCGGGTAATTTGGCAGAAGCTTAGATAACCCAGAGCGAATACCAAACAGTATCTGCAATGTGAACCAAACAGCAGGTTTTAGATTGCAAGCCATTTCTGATGCATTAATGTACTTATGACCATTTTTCTTCAGATGTTACAAATAAATTGTTGTTTTACAAGCGCTTTGATATCATGAGGGCCTGGAGGATGGCATACAGAGAATTTTATGATCCATTAAAACCCAGAAACAAGCACAAACATCATTTTTAAAGTACGCAAACAAAGAGCTCAAAGATGTTTCTAGAAATGAACTTTCAGTGGTGATGAGGGCTTTTGATCTGCAGAGGACTGAACAGCAgactctctttctgtgtgtgtgtgtgtgtgtgtgtgtgtgtgtgtgtagaaacgCATTATTTTCTACGCTAATGAATGACATTATTACTCTCTATTCTTGTATGATGCAAAAAAAGAATGTGGAAATTAAAATAAAGGTAGAAGACAGAAAAAGGAGTTGTAAAGAGTTGTAAACTGCTAGTGCCATAGAGGTGTTTCATTTTTGCTGACTGAGTTAAAGCTTGAATGCGATTGCTCAGTCTGTATGTTATCTATTTTTCATGGCTCTCTTGACCACTGGATTGTCCAATTAAGGcgcacattttaaattatataaatgatgtatgtaaaattataacgaaaaaacattaaattaagatGAACTACAAACAATTAAGGTATCTGTCAGAGTGCCAGAAATCTGGATATATGAGGAAGTCTAATTTTAGAAGTGTGTTTTTATAGACCTGGAAtagtcattttaattattaaaatcataaaactcCATGGGCagttttttaaagaatacaatATTTTGTAGTCTCATATGCAGACATATTATGAATTTGTGTAGAATATTCTATTTTCAAACTCTAAAATACTTGCTACCAATAGAAAGATATGTTTAGAATGATGCTCTATATGAATGCTATGCATTTACTGTAAGTAAGGGTGTcattttcctgttgcgattaattgctcatgcttttatcacggttaACGGTATTATCAaggtattgaaatttagttttaaaaagtgcTCAAACTATAGTATAATAAAGTATAATAGGTTAAATaacactgaacatttaaataaaaatcagcaattcagaaatatatataaagttaaatgttttgcacggattaaagtgcaaaagaactataaagaccaataggtaagatgaacatcatagcaaatacacaaatctgaatggctatttaaaattatttaaatatgttttagaaagtagtgcagctggTTTATATacggggtttccagggtaaggacTGCATTCTCTGGAGTTTAGCACTAtctactgtcagagagtgaatgtgctttcattcaacacgtctctcacgtgttcctccatgtgcttcttatacgtttacatcagagcacacactcgtctttcaagcagcatgcagcggtgttgtgcattttgactaGTTGATTGGAATagttttcttaaaatgcatttcaaattctgaataattagtaatatataattatttgcgtTATTTATAAGTGCCCAAgataacaatatcatgcatatttattaccgtaatatatcgcattaccgTATACCGGCACAAGTCTACTTGTCACTATCATAAACCTTCACAAAACTCTTCTGTGCCCTCTGATCATGCTTTATGCCAGGTTACTGGTTTTGTTTGGTAGATTTAGCATTAAGTTAACTAGGTATCTATAAGCTTAACTGTATATTCCGCAGAGTTATGTCTAAGATGGTGAAAAAAAGCATAGTGGACAAGATGCTAACACAGTgcatataaaaacttttttttttttttttttttgctgtgcatgCAAACATACTGACTGAGAGTTTACACACCTTCTGTTGTGTTCTGTTCACCTCACATGACAACAGAAGGTCATGAGTCCATGCAAGATCCTTTATCTCACAGAAAAAGCAGAAGCTCCCAGTCATTCTCATTatttcttatacacacacactcgaCACATTCAGCTCAGGTCCCCAGATACTGCAGGTGTGAGAATGAAGATAgacgaggtgtgtgtgtgtgtgtgtgtgtgtggttgtgtgtgtgcttACCTTTCAACAACGTGAGTGTGTTTAGCAGAATGCCAAAAATAGAATGGTCTCAACCACAGTATGTTTCCCAAATTGACACAACCAGTAACGTCAATAGCCTTTCTACTCAACCCACCAATAGAAGACAGAAAAAGAAGGAGGAAGAATTGTTTACCCCAACAACTACCCCTGAATCATCTTAAGACAGTAATATCACCTCATTTGAAACAAAATGTCCCTAAAGGGCCATTTGGCAGAAGACTGACATTGAGGGCAGTTTTATATTTACCATCTAGTAAAAAGTTTCTGGCAGCTGGCAGGAGACAGCAGAGGAGAAATAATGGAAGATTTTATAACACCCGTGAGGAGGACAGTGACTGATGGCCAGCGGGTGAAGATAATGATCTCTTTCTCATTACAATTATCTCTGGGTCAGTTTTCAACTCTTTCATCAGAAGAGATGGTCTGTAAGAGAGGGGACGGCTTCTATCAGCATGGGCCTCAGTTCACCTTACGAAAGAAAAGGGGGCCATAAAGTTTTCACTCACATCTGGGTTCAACTGAATTTAAAGTACTGTAATGGTGTTCACAACCAGATTTACTCCTCTGTTGTTATATATTTCCTAGTGAAAAAGTAGATTTAGCTTTGAGGCCATTTTTGTAGGGTCGACACAAGAAATGTTGCATTTGTCCAGCTATTTCATGGGCTCTTCAGTAGTAAATGGAGTCACTTTAATGTTGCCTTTAATGCAACAACAACTTTAAAGCACTCTTGAGTACTTTTCAATGTTGTTATAGTTATGAAATTATGAACTCACTTGTGCATGTGCTCGACTCCAGTCAGAATCATTATTCCATAAGTAATGCCACTCTGGAGCAAGAAATGAAGAGCATACctgaagaagaaagagaaaaatgttgTTTCTATTAATACAGCACTTTCAAATGATACTTACAGTATATAACTTCTCATTGAAAAATCAAAGGCAGGACCCTAACTGTTAATATGGCAGTTGTAGGAACAGATTTCAACCTTCGAGAACAGCCTATAGTCTTTCTGATAGATGTGAAGGCCAAATGTAAATGCACATTATCTGGATCAgcatgaaaacagtttttagtgTAATCTAAGCTAAAGAACCAAGATACCTTTAGATGCTAGCGCGAATACCTGCTAAAAgcagtttttgatattttatctTGTCCTCATTCAAGTAGAAAAGCTGAATTTGTATCCCTATTACCCAGACTCAACAAATGAAACTCCCTTTatgtaaagaaaagaaacttaTATAGAAGCTTATCTGTAAGACACACTTTAAGAATTTAATAATGGTTTGAAAAGATGATACTAATTAGCAGCCAGACGTTTATCTATCCTTTATTATCATGAGTGTGGCCTATTGATCTGTTTGTCTTATTAAATGAGATGTTAATGAGTTCCGGATTTTAGTCTCCTCTGACACATCAATACGAGCTTGTGTGAGCTGACAGTCACAACACAGACACTCATGTTTCTTAAATTATGTTAGGATCGCCCaataatattttctgaaaatgcAATATTGTGGTGGAAAACGTGCAGCATTATATAAGTGAAGTGAAAtatggccaagtatggtgtcccatacttggaatttttTGTGCTGTGCATTTATGCCTtccaagtgcacatacacagtagtgaacacacacacacacaaacggtgaacacacacccagagcattgTGTGTGCATAACCtttaaccttttaactgtcacccccattTTTTAACATACACGTGAAAGTACactattcacacttaaattgttataattcataaacgcttttgaatacagaccaaaggttggtctctttttaaagaagacaatctgcagatcatttaaaaaaatgaaagcataaaaaagttatagaagtttaaatttactgtaaatacatttattattttatttttattatattttatataaaataaatattttataaaatatgttttaatccaaaattgctataaaattaaagccatatgtctaaataagttgtgttccaaatttgaagttgatataaaaaaaatgtaggttcatatgcaattttgtttaggtgttataccacaaaaagccaccgggggccattgaaactccattgaattttttggatgcatttgtttgtcacaaatgtatcaatttctctctcaatattatgtctatgacaaaataaccaccaaatatggaatcttgagactcagacctttccaacgatatgtattttgtcaagattatgaaaagttttgattctaaaagaccgtaatatatttggaatatgacccctcccactaagggggaggaccacgctaaaagattttaaagtatggtttccatggtaacgcagtgtccgatttcaaaatggttttcataagatgaatttggagtatataagctttcaaatgatatataatttatgatgattactaaaacatgtgatagggaaaaaggaagcggagtagattttttgtgacaaaggtcagaactcctgttatgatgtatatgttttgaggtgcactctttttataaattaatcttttactgttccttcataatttttaacaacaaaacatggtcaaatatctatttaggagtcttagacctttccaacgatatatagtttgtcatgattagattaggatataattgtaatatattgaagtaaatttaggcgtcccgtatacgggacggtgacatttaacaggttaaacctTCTTTTAAAAAGTGTCTCAATCCAAAAATGGGACCCACCACTACAAATTAATTGTAACCATGAAAACTcgcatttctgtttttcaaatccTGTTTTAGTTTGAATCAAAAGTTGTAATGTTGTCTCTCATCTCACAGATGACTTTCTGTTGCACGGAGCTGAGAGAGTCAAACAGGTGTATTTACAACTGCAACATACCACATCATTTGATACCTGACAGTGTACAACAAACGTCAGCTTCAGCTCTTTTTATTGTCCTACAAACCGTTTGTTTATTCCGTATCAAATCTCGCTCGTTTCACACACTGCTACATTTTCTATTGATTGGCGTCTGTTGTATCTTTCTGGAATGTCAGACCAGCACAAATCCTGCAGTCCAGCAGCAGGGAGTACAAGCAAAAACTGGTTTCAGTTTCAATGCGGACACACAGAGAGGGATGTGTCAGTATTGACAGCAGGCACATACTCACCAGCCAAAGCAGAAGAGGGCAAAGTAGATGCCCAGCAGTGTGGCCACCACATGCCGCACAAAAGGACTGGTTTTGCTGGGGTGCAGATAGAGCCTGAACCACACGGCCGTGAGCAGGGCACAGAGCTGACATACTACAAAGTTCACCTAAAAACAAAGAAACCAACAAAAAACACAACTGATCATCAACTGAACTTATAACGACCAAAAGGCTGATACTTAAATGAGATGTATAACTTTTCAGATACGTTTATCACTTCTGAGGAAGAGctattttaataaacatgtatttatttaaatgcattttacattgtaaaaacactgtaaacatgcagctttttttaGGATCGGAGCCGTGTGGAcggttttgatgtttttatcaactcttattctgatggcacccattcactgcagaggatccattggtcagtaagtgtctttgtttgcagcttttcacttcacaagatgttaatttatGGACTGGAGCCGTGTGGactgttttgatgtttttatcaactcttattctgacggcacccattcactgcagaggatccattggtcagtaagtgatataatgcaaaatttctccaattCCACGATAcctggtgaagaaacaaactcatctacatgtaCACAGagggagtacattttcagcaagtttccatttttgggtgaactatgccttataattttaaagtaattagttacaaaTTTTTATGTCTTGCAGAAATCAACTATTAAATTTCATAAAATGCCCATCCCAAGCACAACACAATAAAGTGAAAAGCATCAAGCATTATTCTGTTGTCATTTGGTTTGCATTTGGTAGCCCCGCCCACACTGAAGCCCCATTGGCCCAAATACTGCTACACATATCTGTACATATAATATATTCTGATATTCAGCGTGCATAGGAAAACTACAGCATTTGATACTGGAAACATGTCACTCGCCCCAGGTGTgaagattattatttaaagacaatggaatttagaagaaaaaataaacaccaCAACTAACAGGGTGAGAGAACAACGATTCAACATTGTTCCAGGAGAACGTCAGAAGGTTGGCAGGACTCAGTGAGGTTCCTGCAGTATTTCAGGGCCCTGCAAGCCTTGTGACCTACTTAAAAGACAATGCCTTGCGTTTTACACTGACATGCTTCTCATGAAAGCCAAAGACATCCACAGCGTGAGACTGGGAGTTGTTTCTTGAGTGGAAACAGCTGTGAAGTTTCTACTTCAAATCATCTGAAGACAGATATATATCTTCAACAAACTCAAACATTTTTACATCTGTAAAGAGCTTTATTCCTATGCTTTATACATATTTCCAGTCACTAAAAATATTGcctttaaaacattacattcaaaacattataataatattattaaatattaaaatatttaaacataaaacccaATACTAAACTCAATTTTAGATACTTCAAGATTTGTATtaagtttagttttgttttttgtta
Encoded here:
- the LOC113080427 gene encoding membrane-bound O-acyltransferase domain-containing protein 2-like, which translates into the protein MATETISACTGSNLLQPISEITNLPLDQVNFVVCQLCALLTAVWFRLYLHPSKTSPFVRHVVATLLGIYFALFCFGWYALHFLLQSGITYGIMILTGVEHMHKYCLVFALGYLSFCQITRVYVFDYGMYSADFTGPMMVITQKITSVAFEIHDGMARKEDQLNQGQKLLAIRRMPSLLEYFSYNCNFMGILAGPTCSYNDYIAFIEGTPYRHRDLETKGKVNGKSRLNDPSPNTEVIRKLAT